A portion of the Pararge aegeria chromosome 10, ilParAegt1.1, whole genome shotgun sequence genome contains these proteins:
- the LOC120627166 gene encoding uncharacterized protein LOC120627166 — protein MEQSREEYKYSSVCSDPTKSSWLPLLRQMYVCSGVTSYFFIYGLFFGAPTVYVPQIRKEANSTEAISMETMSWLLSISSYGSLPWAIICPIIAERYGRKVPYIILWVNTMVCFKQYK, from the exons atggaacAATCGCGCGaggaatataaatattcaagtgTGTGTAGTGATCCTACGAAATCTTCATGGCTACCCTTGCTAAGACAG atgTATGTGTGTAGCGGAGTGACATCGTACTTCTTCATTTATGGATTATTTTTTGGTGCCCCGACAGTTTATGTACCACAAATACGGAAAGAGGCCAACTCCACTGAAGCTATTAGTATGGAAACGATGTCGTGGTTGT tgTCAATCTCGAGTTATGGATCACTACCATGGGCGATAATATGTCCCATAATTGCAGAACGGTATGGGAGAAAAGTaccatacattattttatggGTGAATACAATG GTATGCTTCAAACAATACAAATAG